The Sinomicrobium kalidii genome contains a region encoding:
- a CDS encoding asparaginase, translating into MGKRSDILLIYTGGTIGMIKDYKTGALRAFDFDKLLKRIPELSHLDCNIKTVSFRKPIDSSDMNPGYWIQIAEIIEDNYTTFDGFVVLHGSDTMSYTGAALSFMFENLAKPVILTGSQLPIGDLRTDAKENLITSIQIAALKEKGRPKVTEVCLYFEYKLYRANRTTKINAEHFEAFDSLNYPSLAESGVHLKINEEYLLKPNRRKKFQVHKKLDNNIAVVKLYPGINEAVLSGIFNTPGLKAVIVETYGAGNAPTEDWFCRIVEDTVKKGIFVVNVTQCSGGSVLMGKYEASTHLQKLGVINGKDITSEAAIAKLMYLLGGETNKKAFKTVFETPLRGEIR; encoded by the coding sequence ATGGGAAAAAGATCTGATATACTCCTTATATATACCGGCGGGACCATTGGTATGATAAAGGATTATAAAACAGGAGCACTGCGGGCCTTTGACTTTGATAAGCTGCTAAAGCGGATTCCCGAGTTGTCTCATCTGGACTGTAATATAAAAACGGTTTCTTTCCGGAAGCCCATTGATTCTTCCGATATGAATCCGGGGTACTGGATACAGATTGCAGAAATCATAGAAGATAATTATACGACTTTTGACGGTTTTGTGGTTTTGCACGGCAGTGATACCATGAGTTATACCGGTGCCGCATTGAGTTTTATGTTTGAAAACCTGGCAAAGCCCGTAATACTCACAGGATCGCAGCTACCCATAGGAGACCTTCGAACCGACGCGAAGGAAAATCTGATCACTTCCATACAAATAGCCGCATTAAAGGAAAAAGGCAGGCCGAAAGTAACCGAAGTCTGCCTCTATTTTGAATACAAACTCTACAGGGCAAACCGCACCACCAAGATAAATGCAGAACACTTTGAGGCTTTTGACTCATTAAATTATCCTTCTCTTGCAGAGAGCGGAGTGCACCTGAAGATCAATGAAGAATACCTTTTAAAACCAAACCGGAGAAAAAAGTTCCAGGTACATAAAAAACTGGACAACAATATTGCGGTTGTAAAACTCTATCCCGGAATAAACGAGGCCGTGCTGTCCGGCATTTTTAATACCCCCGGGCTCAAAGCGGTTATTGTGGAAACTTACGGAGCCGGCAATGCCCCGACAGAAGATTGGTTTTGTAGAATTGTGGAAGACACGGTGAAGAAAGGTATATTTGTGGTCAATGTGACACAGTGTTCGGGAGGGAGTGTGCTTATGGGGAAATATGAGGCCAGTACCCACCTGCAAAAACTGGGGGTTATCAACGGTAAGGATATCACCTCGGAGGCCGCAATAGCCAAACTCATGTACCTTTTGGGAGGTGAAACCAACAAAAAGGCATTTAAAACTGTGTTCGAAACACCTTTGAGGGGAGAAATACGTTAA
- a CDS encoding 1-acyl-sn-glycerol-3-phosphate acyltransferase: MDNYKEIRPYLDSEVKEALKEYKDHPMIRALLYFTFPDKSQEEIEEILASCNSVSDFQAKVIYNSVRHVLEKSSEGFFMSGFEKLKPDTSYLFVSNHRDIVMDTSLLNVALLENNLVMTASAIGDNLVKKPFLLALSRLVRNFLIQRGLSPREMLESSRKVSGYIRHLLREENRSVWIAQREGRTKDGNDQTQQGVLKMLALASDEKEIMDYFKKLRIAPVSISYEYDPTDLLKMPELMARHYDLEYVKTSNEDFNSILKGALGQKKRICIKIGDVLDTELDDIKYKREPVNKQFQLLADHIDEQIHKNYRLWPTNYLAYDLLNGVEKFADRYNEKEKRQFERRLERRVGEGNHVARQNFLAMYANPVVNRMKYEEG, translated from the coding sequence TTGGATAATTATAAAGAAATTCGTCCTTATCTGGATAGCGAAGTAAAAGAAGCTCTGAAGGAGTATAAGGATCATCCCATGATCCGAGCCTTACTTTATTTTACTTTTCCGGACAAGTCGCAGGAAGAGATAGAAGAGATACTTGCCTCATGCAACTCCGTAAGCGATTTTCAGGCCAAGGTGATATATAACAGTGTCAGGCACGTGCTGGAGAAGAGTTCGGAAGGTTTTTTCATGTCCGGATTCGAAAAACTGAAGCCCGATACGTCGTATCTTTTTGTATCCAATCATCGCGATATTGTTATGGATACTTCGCTGCTCAATGTGGCCCTGCTCGAGAATAACCTGGTGATGACGGCATCTGCCATAGGGGATAACCTCGTAAAGAAACCCTTTTTACTGGCATTGTCCAGGCTGGTACGCAACTTTTTAATACAACGGGGGTTGTCCCCCCGTGAAATGCTGGAGAGTTCCAGAAAGGTATCGGGTTACATACGGCACCTGTTGCGGGAAGAAAACCGCTCGGTGTGGATCGCCCAGCGTGAAGGAAGGACAAAGGACGGTAACGACCAGACGCAGCAGGGTGTGCTGAAAATGCTGGCACTGGCAAGTGATGAAAAGGAGATCATGGATTATTTTAAAAAGCTGCGCATCGCCCCCGTGTCGATTTCCTATGAATATGACCCCACAGATCTGTTAAAAATGCCCGAACTTATGGCCAGGCATTATGACCTGGAATATGTAAAGACCAGTAATGAAGATTTCAATTCCATATTAAAGGGAGCGCTGGGGCAAAAAAAACGTATCTGCATAAAAATAGGCGATGTACTGGATACCGAACTGGACGATATTAAATACAAACGGGAGCCTGTGAACAAGCAGTTTCAGCTGCTTGCCGACCATATTGACGAACAGATTCACAAAAACTACCGTCTGTGGCCAACCAATTATCTTGCTTATGACCTGCTGAATGGTGTAGAAAAGTTTGCAGACCGGTACAATGAAAAGGAAAAACGACAGTTTGAAAGAAGACTGGAGCGAAGGGTAGGGGAAGGCAACCATGTCGCCAGGCAAAATTTTCTTGCGATGTATGCGAATCCTGTAGTCAACCGAATGAAATATGAAGAGGGATAG
- a CDS encoding TatD family hydrolase, giving the protein MIITDTHTHLYSEAFEEDRDEMIQRALEAGVGRFFVPAIDSSYTEGMLKLEKDYPEHVFLMAGLHPTHVKEDYKDELKHVEEMLSRHKFYAVGEIGMDLYWDKSYMESQQDAFRHQIRLAKNHKLPIVIHCREAFDEVFDILEEEKGEDLFGIFHCFTGNREQADRAISYNMKLGIGGVVTFKNGRIDRFLDQVDIHNIVLETDAPYLAPVPYRGKRNESSYIINVLQKLSDIYGLVPEEIAEVTTRNAGDVFGT; this is encoded by the coding sequence ATGATAATTACTGATACACACACACATTTATATAGTGAAGCCTTTGAGGAGGACCGGGATGAAATGATACAACGTGCCCTCGAGGCCGGAGTAGGCCGTTTTTTCGTGCCTGCTATCGATTCTTCCTATACCGAGGGAATGCTGAAACTGGAAAAGGATTACCCCGAACATGTTTTTCTGATGGCCGGTCTGCATCCCACCCATGTAAAAGAAGATTACAAAGATGAACTGAAACATGTTGAAGAGATGCTCTCCCGGCATAAATTTTATGCCGTAGGTGAGATAGGAATGGACCTTTATTGGGACAAAAGTTATATGGAATCACAGCAAGATGCCTTCCGGCACCAGATAAGGCTGGCAAAAAACCATAAACTGCCCATAGTGATACATTGCAGGGAGGCCTTTGATGAGGTTTTTGACATTCTCGAAGAAGAAAAAGGGGAAGACCTTTTTGGTATATTCCATTGTTTTACCGGTAACCGGGAGCAGGCAGACAGGGCGATTTCCTACAACATGAAGCTGGGGATCGGCGGAGTGGTCACTTTTAAAAACGGCAGGATAGACCGCTTCCTCGACCAGGTGGACATACACAATATAGTGCTGGAAACCGATGCTCCCTACCTGGCTCCCGTACCGTACAGGGGAAAGCGTAATGAAAGTTCATACATAATTAATGTCTTGCAGAAACTGAGCGATATTTACGGGCTTGTTCCTGAAGAGATTGCGGAGGTAACCACCCGGAATGCCGGGGATGTTTTCGGGACGTGA
- a CDS encoding retropepsin-like aspartic protease family protein, whose protein sequence is MKSLKGFLREKGFVRVPLILTNTNHFEIKAEINGIEGRFILDTGASTTCVGTDCVDHFNLSTEDSEVKAAGAGANNMETRMSKKNSLNIGSWSKKKVKLVLFNLSHVNEALVQHDSLPVHGIIGADILKKAKAIIDYDKKCVYLKKSRNRK, encoded by the coding sequence ATGAAAAGTTTAAAGGGCTTCCTCCGTGAAAAAGGATTTGTAAGAGTTCCGCTGATACTCACCAACACCAATCACTTTGAAATAAAGGCGGAGATCAACGGTATAGAAGGTCGTTTTATACTGGACACTGGGGCTTCCACAACCTGTGTAGGGACCGATTGTGTGGACCATTTCAACCTCAGCACGGAAGATTCCGAAGTAAAAGCTGCGGGGGCCGGGGCCAACAATATGGAAACCCGAATGTCTAAAAAAAACAGCCTGAACATAGGCTCCTGGAGCAAAAAAAAGGTGAAGCTGGTATTGTTTAACCTCTCTCATGTCAACGAAGCCCTGGTGCAGCACGATTCGCTGCCCGTACACGGTATTATAGGGGCCGATATACTGAAAAAAGCAAAGGCCATTATTGACTATGATAAAAAATGTGTCTACCTGAAAAAGAGCCGTAACCGGAAATAA
- a CDS encoding LexA family transcriptional regulator yields the protein MNVISIREKKKKHPVSTEVVLQRLKDRLGVQTNVELSDILDIKPNTLSTWKKRETLDYRRILTVCHTYRLDINRLFFNHTPPPGSHGGGGKKGFFVVPREAYYPYVVNLHDTAYINTLPRFDLPFVAGENARAFQIVGSGMSPKLKDGDFVVGEYVEDPGKIIDHQIYVLVSKIKGIFINRVTHDPDFPGFLRLVNDQKLVSPGMIQMSTDEIVELWKVNSVFSLDLIGERSRSRSV from the coding sequence ATGAATGTCATTTCTATTCGAGAAAAGAAAAAGAAACACCCCGTCTCAACAGAAGTTGTACTGCAAAGGCTGAAAGACCGCCTGGGGGTTCAGACGAATGTAGAACTATCGGATATCCTGGATATCAAACCGAACACGCTTTCCACCTGGAAAAAAAGGGAAACCCTGGACTACAGGCGGATATTAACGGTCTGCCATACCTACAGACTGGACATAAACAGGCTGTTCTTTAATCACACCCCTCCTCCGGGTTCTCATGGTGGCGGCGGAAAAAAAGGTTTTTTCGTAGTACCCCGGGAGGCTTATTACCCATACGTGGTCAATTTACATGACACCGCTTACATCAACACGCTGCCGAGGTTTGATTTGCCCTTTGTTGCCGGAGAAAATGCCCGGGCTTTCCAGATTGTAGGTTCCGGCATGTCCCCGAAACTCAAAGACGGGGATTTTGTGGTAGGGGAATATGTAGAGGACCCCGGCAAGATTATTGACCATCAAATATACGTACTGGTCAGCAAGATAAAAGGTATTTTTATCAACAGGGTGACACATGATCCCGACTTTCCCGGATTCCTCCGTCTGGTCAATGATCAGAAACTGGTTTCTCCCGGGATGATACAAATGTCCACGGACGAGATTGTGGAGCTGTGGAAAGTAAACTCGGTATTCTCACTCGACCTCATCGGGGAACGAAGCAGGAGCAGATCTGTATAA
- a CDS encoding alanine racemase, with protein sequence MAYLKLNIRALKHNFGFLQERFKSHGKDWGVVTKLLCGNKLFLEEVIKLYPDCIFDSRLSNLEMVKKINPKIKTGYIKPPPQRSIEKLIDVADITFNTQFETIEMINRYAKKAGRIHQIVIMIEMGDLREGVMREDFVDFYARVFDLEAVEVMGIGANLNCLNGIMPSHDKLIQLSLYEQLIEAKFNKKIPWVSLGTSVTLPLLLKNLVPEGVNHFRIGESLFFGNDLIDESPLEGMKQDVFMLYAEVLEVMEKPTNPTGYVGSNVAGETRTFEIEDYSETSVRVLVDIGILDIEIKSIKPLYEEYHLEGGSSDMIVLDVGRNNHNIKVGDMVPFQINYMGALRLLNSKYIEKRLE encoded by the coding sequence ATGGCATATCTGAAACTGAATATTCGCGCACTGAAACACAACTTCGGGTTTTTGCAGGAACGCTTTAAAAGTCACGGAAAAGACTGGGGGGTGGTTACCAAGCTGTTGTGCGGAAACAAACTTTTTCTGGAAGAGGTCATAAAACTGTATCCCGATTGTATTTTCGATTCGAGGCTGAGTAACCTGGAGATGGTGAAAAAGATCAACCCGAAGATAAAAACGGGATATATCAAGCCCCCGCCCCAGCGAAGTATTGAAAAGCTGATAGACGTGGCCGATATTACCTTCAATACCCAGTTCGAGACGATTGAAATGATAAACCGCTATGCCAAAAAAGCGGGCAGGATACACCAGATTGTCATTATGATAGAAATGGGAGACCTTCGCGAAGGCGTTATGCGTGAGGACTTTGTGGATTTTTATGCCCGGGTGTTCGATCTCGAAGCCGTGGAAGTTATGGGGATCGGTGCCAACCTGAATTGCCTCAATGGTATTATGCCTTCGCACGATAAACTCATTCAGCTCAGTTTATACGAACAGCTTATAGAGGCCAAGTTCAACAAAAAGATCCCATGGGTGTCATTAGGTACGTCGGTAACCCTGCCGTTGCTGCTCAAAAACCTGGTGCCCGAAGGGGTTAACCATTTCCGGATCGGGGAAAGCCTCTTCTTTGGCAATGACCTGATTGACGAAAGTCCCCTGGAAGGGATGAAGCAGGATGTATTTATGCTCTATGCCGAAGTGCTGGAGGTTATGGAAAAACCTACCAACCCCACCGGATATGTCGGTTCGAACGTGGCCGGTGAAACCCGGACGTTCGAAATTGAAGACTATTCCGAGACCAGTGTCCGCGTATTGGTGGACATAGGCATACTGGATATAGAGATAAAAAGTATAAAGCCGCTTTACGAAGAATATCACCTGGAAGGAGGGAGCTCCGACATGATAGTGCTCGATGTGGGGCGCAACAACCATAATATCAAGGTCGGTGATATGGTACCCTTTCAGATAAACTATATGGGAGCCCTTCGCCTGCTTAACTCCAAGTATATCGAAAAACGGCTGGAATAG
- a CDS encoding sodium:solute symporter family protein: protein MSFIDISIFVAYIIGVMVVGWYYYLKNESNEDYYVGGRNMSSFHVGLSVVATDVGGGFSIGLGGLGFVMGISGSWMLFTGLVGAWLASVFLIPKVIKMGHLHKLLTFPQLLRKFYGKDVAFLAGIISFIGYLGFTSSQLLAGAKLATGTFPALSLDNALIIMGVVAVIYTVAGGIKAVIYTDTFQWMLLMGGLICIGIPLAYVKLGGMEVIRESLPEGFLSFTNLTWVQFINWLVTIVPIWFIGMTLYQRIFSCRDEKTAKKAWYIAGLFEYPVMAFMGVLLGLFARVAADMGMFTEFGFVSGSSMAETDSEMGLPLLLRSVLPVGLMGLMMSAYFSAIMSTADSCLMAASGNFVTDILGLKSSDKNVIRISQGITLVIGVLAILIAYQMQNVLTLMLNSYAFMVSGLFVPVLGMLFAKRVKAVAALAAMLVGGVSTLIFSIFDTIPIPFGFDPIIMGITLSAVVFLAVNRQAK from the coding sequence ATGAGCTTCATTGATATCAGCATTTTTGTAGCCTACATCATTGGAGTTATGGTTGTGGGGTGGTATTATTACCTCAAAAACGAAAGTAATGAAGACTATTATGTAGGCGGACGTAACATGAGTAGTTTCCACGTTGGCCTTTCCGTGGTAGCTACCGATGTAGGCGGAGGTTTTTCCATCGGTCTTGGCGGCCTCGGATTTGTAATGGGCATATCCGGTTCCTGGATGCTCTTTACCGGTTTGGTAGGAGCATGGCTGGCTTCGGTGTTCCTCATTCCCAAGGTGATAAAAATGGGGCATCTACACAAATTGCTGACCTTTCCCCAGCTGCTTCGGAAGTTTTACGGGAAAGATGTGGCTTTTCTGGCCGGGATCATCTCTTTTATAGGGTATCTTGGCTTTACCTCTTCACAGTTACTGGCGGGTGCCAAACTGGCTACCGGTACGTTTCCCGCCCTAAGCCTGGACAATGCCCTGATCATTATGGGGGTGGTTGCTGTGATCTATACCGTTGCGGGGGGCATAAAAGCCGTGATCTATACCGATACCTTTCAATGGATGTTGCTTATGGGCGGCCTTATTTGTATCGGGATCCCGCTGGCCTATGTAAAACTCGGAGGGATGGAGGTGATAAGGGAAAGTCTTCCGGAAGGGTTTTTGAGCTTTACCAACCTCACCTGGGTTCAGTTCATTAACTGGCTGGTGACCATTGTGCCGATATGGTTTATCGGGATGACCCTTTACCAGCGTATATTTTCCTGCCGGGACGAAAAGACCGCCAAAAAAGCCTGGTATATCGCCGGGTTGTTCGAGTATCCCGTTATGGCTTTTATGGGCGTGCTGCTCGGATTGTTTGCCCGGGTGGCGGCAGATATGGGAATGTTTACCGAATTTGGCTTTGTCTCGGGGAGCAGCATGGCCGAAACCGATTCGGAAATGGGGCTGCCCCTCTTGCTGCGTTCCGTGCTTCCCGTTGGTCTGATGGGACTGATGATGTCGGCCTATTTTTCTGCGATCATGTCTACGGCGGATAGTTGCCTTATGGCAGCTTCCGGGAATTTTGTTACCGATATCCTGGGGTTGAAGAGTTCTGACAAAAATGTCATCCGCATATCACAGGGGATTACCCTTGTTATTGGTGTGCTGGCCATTCTCATTGCCTATCAGATGCAGAATGTGCTTACCCTTATGCTAAATTCCTATGCCTTTATGGTATCGGGGCTTTTTGTCCCGGTACTCGGAATGTTGTTTGCCAAAAGGGTTAAAGCTGTGGCAGCACTGGCAGCCATGCTTGTCGGAGGGGTTAGTACCTTGATTTTTAGTATCTTTGATACGATACCCATTCCGTTTGGTTTCGACCCTATTATTATGGGTATAACATTATCTGCCGTTGTTTTTCTGGCAGTTAACAGGCAAGCAAAATAA
- a CDS encoding GNAT family N-acetyltransferase, whose product MTFVIYNPNQKLSDDQKQEVVDFLYTHLENYGDEKEAIQKAIDFSLRDTIPSLGGFVLVAKENKEIVAATVVNSTGMKGYIPENILVYIATHKDMRGKGIGKKLMQKALELADGNVALHVEPDNPAKHLYEKLGFVNKYLEMRFIK is encoded by the coding sequence ATGACATTTGTTATTTATAATCCCAATCAAAAATTGTCGGACGATCAAAAACAGGAAGTGGTCGATTTCCTATATACGCATCTCGAAAATTACGGAGATGAAAAGGAAGCTATTCAAAAGGCGATCGACTTTTCACTGAGGGATACCATCCCCTCTTTGGGCGGGTTTGTCCTGGTGGCCAAGGAAAACAAGGAGATCGTTGCCGCAACGGTAGTCAATAGTACGGGAATGAAAGGTTACATTCCCGAAAATATACTTGTATATATCGCCACACATAAAGATATGAGAGGGAAAGGCATCGGGAAAAAGCTGATGCAGAAAGCCCTGGAGCTTGCCGATGGCAATGTGGCCCTTCATGTGGAACCCGACAATCCGGCAAAGCACCTGTATGAAAAACTGGGGTTTGTAAACAAATACCTCGAAATGCGCTTCATCAAATAA
- a CDS encoding TonB-dependent receptor produces the protein MKYFFTSCVNVLLLLCSVQSGYAQQMTTVKGKVLAADGKPVQGASVRLIEIAKGDGTSALGEYRIPGIKPGEYTLYVTAVGFAPAEEKITVRGGVLTVPDLILAEKTEELRGVTVSSARANKFANKKTEYVARMPLKNLENPQVYSVISKEIIQEQVITDIDQTVRNAPGVVPLEYPSGGFTTIFRGFSVGVNARNGMESLSSRSSLDVANVERIEVLKGPSGTLFGSSISSFGGVINLVTKKPFETKETEVSYTTGSFNLHRIIADINSPLNKEKTVLFRLNTAVNREKSFLDFGFNNTFLIAPSLLYKASERLTFTLDAELFNVNNTRPRYSFYDDDSGINSPEDIQLDYRKAMFHDEFDAKSKSVKIFARAKYKLSENWTSTTLFSLVEEDIDYSYQFYATWKSPTEAARRMAIYGPIDTYHTNIQENINGEFNTGSIKHKILAGANYKLYNQNGGNGFSDFIDTVDVTTDFHLLRKTDSIPDIIINEWDNPNQQIISGYATDVIEFTDRLSTMLSLRVDHFKRDKAGDTEGYEQTALAPKLGVVYQVVKDQVSVFGNYMSGFQNEEPRNQPDASVLVLDPVYAKQYEGGVKVEAFEKKLNATVSYYNITIDDAVRTNSDGFIVQDGKQVSKGVDIDVITNPISGLNIVAGYAFNDNRIVRASDESIEGNKAVSSPEHVANFWASYTFRNKLEGLGIGFGGNYVSDNYRFSDNVFTIPSYTVLNASVFYNRPDWRIGVKMNNLTDEKYWTVWETRQPPINFAANLTLRF, from the coding sequence ATGAAATATTTTTTTACATCGTGTGTAAATGTGTTGTTGTTACTGTGTAGTGTTCAATCGGGGTATGCCCAGCAAATGACAACGGTAAAAGGCAAGGTTTTAGCCGCTGACGGCAAACCTGTGCAGGGAGCTTCAGTGCGGTTGATAGAAATAGCGAAAGGAGACGGCACATCCGCTTTGGGAGAATACCGTATTCCCGGCATTAAACCCGGAGAATACACCCTGTATGTCACTGCCGTCGGATTTGCTCCGGCAGAAGAAAAGATCACCGTCCGCGGAGGTGTCCTCACTGTGCCTGATCTGATACTTGCCGAAAAGACTGAAGAACTGCGGGGAGTGACCGTATCTTCGGCCAGGGCGAATAAGTTTGCCAATAAAAAAACGGAATACGTGGCCCGTATGCCACTAAAAAACCTTGAAAATCCGCAGGTATACAGTGTTATAAGCAAAGAAATAATACAAGAACAGGTAATTACGGATATTGATCAAACAGTAAGAAATGCCCCCGGTGTTGTTCCGCTGGAATATCCGTCAGGCGGATTTACCACTATTTTCCGGGGCTTTAGTGTGGGGGTTAATGCCCGTAATGGAATGGAGTCACTTTCGTCAAGATCAAGTCTTGATGTAGCAAATGTAGAACGTATTGAGGTTTTAAAAGGCCCATCGGGAACATTGTTTGGCAGTAGTATATCTTCTTTTGGAGGGGTTATAAACCTGGTTACAAAAAAGCCATTTGAAACTAAGGAAACAGAAGTTTCTTATACTACGGGAAGTTTTAATCTTCATCGTATAATAGCTGATATCAATTCGCCTTTAAACAAAGAGAAAACGGTATTATTCAGATTAAATACGGCCGTAAACAGAGAGAAAAGCTTTTTGGATTTTGGTTTTAATAACACCTTTTTAATCGCGCCAAGTTTACTTTATAAAGCATCGGAGAGATTGACCTTTACATTAGATGCAGAATTATTTAATGTAAATAACACAAGACCGAGATATTCCTTTTATGATGATGATTCGGGCATCAACAGCCCGGAAGATATACAACTGGATTATAGAAAAGCCATGTTTCATGATGAATTTGATGCCAAATCAAAATCTGTTAAAATATTTGCCCGGGCAAAATACAAGCTTTCCGAAAATTGGACATCAACGACCTTATTCTCTTTGGTCGAAGAAGATATAGATTACAGTTATCAATTCTATGCTACCTGGAAGTCACCTACGGAAGCAGCAAGAAGAATGGCCATTTATGGCCCCATTGATACTTACCATACCAATATTCAGGAAAATATCAATGGAGAGTTCAACACCGGAAGTATCAAACACAAGATCCTGGCAGGAGCAAATTATAAATTATACAACCAAAACGGGGGAAATGGTTTTTCCGATTTTATAGATACTGTTGACGTAACGACCGATTTTCATCTTTTAAGAAAAACCGATAGTATTCCGGACATTATAATTAATGAGTGGGACAATCCCAATCAACAGATTATCAGCGGCTATGCAACTGACGTCATTGAGTTTACAGACAGGTTATCTACCATGCTGAGTTTGCGGGTAGACCATTTTAAGAGAGATAAAGCCGGAGATACAGAAGGCTATGAACAAACTGCCCTGGCACCAAAACTGGGTGTGGTGTATCAAGTGGTCAAAGACCAGGTTTCGGTATTCGGAAATTATATGAGTGGTTTCCAGAATGAAGAACCGCGAAATCAACCGGATGCTTCTGTGTTGGTATTGGATCCGGTATATGCCAAGCAGTATGAGGGAGGCGTAAAAGTTGAAGCCTTTGAAAAAAAATTGAATGCTACAGTAAGTTATTACAATATTACTATTGATGATGCCGTCAGAACAAACTCAGATGGCTTTATTGTTCAGGATGGTAAGCAGGTAAGTAAAGGTGTTGATATAGATGTTATCACTAATCCTATATCCGGATTAAACATTGTGGCAGGATATGCCTTTAACGATAACCGGATTGTCAGGGCAAGTGACGAATCTATCGAAGGGAATAAAGCCGTGAGCTCCCCTGAACATGTGGCTAATTTTTGGGCTTCTTATACTTTCCGGAATAAACTGGAAGGATTGGGAATAGGTTTTGGGGGGAACTATGTGAGTGATAATTACAGGTTCAGTGACAATGTGTTTACGATCCCTTCATACACGGTATTGAATGCTTCTGTATTTTACAATCGGCCAGACTGGAGAATAGGGGTTAAGATGAATAACTTAACAGATGAAAAATATTGGACTGTTTGGGAAACGCGTCAACCGCCAATCAATTTTGCAGCGAACCTGACACTCAGGTTTTAG
- a CDS encoding AMP-binding protein, which produces MKLYDLIKKNSRLTFADARTGISKSFMDMHQSLDIENTRSVVFIYNDNRLPAIEALLNFYRGPYVLALLGSSLHVHFKQNLEEKYRPYYIYDPSRSHIEGYSTINVSDDMVLFKRRQKVDYPVHPKIKLLMSTSGTTGSPKFVRLSDSNLMHNARSITAYMPIRAEDVVPLNVPVNSVYGFSVFTTNSMKAGTVVCTDKDAFQKEFWSDLKKYGYSTLAGVPYFYEMLHRIGFFKQDYPSLRYLTHAGGMLNHKLIEVISEYTRKTGKQFFAQYGQTEASGRMAVLPPGDLQRKGTSIGFPVKNGRFEIDEVTSELIYQGPNVFGGYARTSADMQFFDEQDILYTGDIARRDDEGYYYIVGRMKRIVKLFGVRLNLDEAELFLKDALGGQTFICLGVNDKYLAVLYTDQQVKKEFVTKVIKEKFGLHASSLKVRPIEDVPLTPSGKVNYPVIKEWLESGSLVL; this is translated from the coding sequence ATGAAACTCTACGATCTAATAAAGAAAAACAGCAGATTGACCTTTGCGGATGCCAGGACGGGGATTTCCAAATCCTTTATGGATATGCATCAGTCCCTTGATATTGAGAATACGAGGTCTGTAGTCTTTATCTATAACGATAACCGGTTGCCGGCAATAGAAGCTTTATTGAACTTTTACCGGGGGCCATATGTACTGGCATTATTGGGGAGTAGCCTGCATGTGCACTTTAAGCAGAACCTGGAAGAAAAATACCGGCCCTACTACATTTACGATCCTTCACGCTCGCATATAGAAGGGTACAGCACGATAAATGTTTCGGATGATATGGTGTTATTTAAACGCCGTCAGAAGGTGGATTATCCTGTTCACCCCAAAATTAAACTCCTGATGAGCACCTCGGGAACTACGGGCTCCCCGAAATTTGTCAGGCTTTCCGATAGTAACCTTATGCATAATGCCCGATCTATTACAGCGTATATGCCTATAAGAGCGGAAGATGTAGTGCCCTTGAACGTACCGGTCAATTCCGTATACGGTTTTTCCGTTTTTACTACCAATTCCATGAAAGCGGGAACTGTGGTCTGCACGGATAAAGACGCCTTTCAAAAAGAATTCTGGTCGGATCTTAAAAAGTACGGGTACTCCACCCTGGCAGGAGTACCTTATTTTTATGAAATGCTACACCGCATAGGCTTTTTTAAGCAAGACTACCCTTCATTGAGATACCTTACCCACGCCGGAGGAATGCTGAACCATAAACTGATAGAGGTTATTTCCGAATACACCCGGAAAACGGGCAAGCAGTTCTTTGCGCAGTACGGGCAGACGGAAGCGAGCGGAAGAATGGCGGTTTTACCCCCGGGAGATCTGCAAAGGAAAGGAACTTCTATCGGCTTTCCGGTAAAGAACGGGAGGTTCGAAATAGACGAAGTAACATCCGAACTGATCTATCAGGGTCCCAATGTCTTTGGGGGGTATGCAAGGACGAGTGCCGACATGCAGTTTTTTGATGAGCAGGATATATTGTATACGGGTGATATAGCGAGGAGGGACGATGAAGGCTATTATTATATCGTAGGACGTATGAAGCGGATCGTGAAATTATTTGGTGTCCGGCTTAACCTGGACGAAGCAGAACTTTTTTTAAAGGATGCATTGGGCGGGCAAACCTTTATCTGCCTGGGGGTTAATGATAAGTATCTGGCGGTGTTGTACACGGACCAACAGGTAAAAAAAGAATTTGTAACAAAGGTTATAAAAGAAAAGTTCGGTCTTCATGCCAGCTCCTTAAAAGTCAGACCTATTGAAGATGTACCGCTGACCCCTAGCGGAAAAGTAAATTACCCGGTAATTAAAGAATGGTTAGAATCAGGAAGCCTTGTATTATAA